The Aliiroseovarius pelagivivens genome contains a region encoding:
- a CDS encoding MarC family protein gives MDFDLFVPSFVTLFVVMDPIGISPLFMALTQGMNAAKRRAVAIRACIIAGVLLTLFAFLGEGVLNFLGISMPAFRIAGGILLLLTALDMLFERRTQRRKDQSEETESDEDPSVFPLAMPLIAGPGSIATVILLAGQGDGLAGVGLALVVMSLVLVIAFVLFNAAPLLERLLRETGIKVVTRLLGMLLAALAVQFVLEGLRDFGLMG, from the coding sequence ATGGACTTTGATCTATTTGTTCCGTCCTTCGTGACCCTGTTTGTCGTGATGGACCCAATCGGGATCTCGCCCTTGTTTATGGCGTTGACCCAAGGAATGAATGCCGCCAAACGCCGCGCCGTCGCCATTCGCGCCTGTATCATTGCGGGCGTACTTTTGACGCTATTCGCCTTCCTTGGTGAAGGCGTTCTGAACTTCCTTGGCATCTCGATGCCAGCCTTCCGGATTGCAGGTGGGATCCTTCTTCTTTTGACCGCATTGGACATGCTGTTTGAACGGCGCACCCAGCGGCGCAAAGATCAGTCGGAAGAGACCGAAAGTGACGAGGATCCGTCCGTCTTTCCGCTTGCCATGCCTTTGATTGCCGGTCCCGGTTCGATTGCCACGGTGATCTTGTTGGCAGGTCAAGGTGACGGCTTGGCGGGCGTCGGATTGGCGCTGGTCGTGATGTCCCTTGTTCTGGTCATTGCCTTCGTCCTGTTCAACGCAGCCCCTCTGCTTGAACGCCTGCTGCGGGAAACCGGGATCAAGGTGGTTACACGGCTTCTGGGCATGTTGCTGGCCGCACTGGCCGTGCAATTCGTGCTGGAAGGGCTGCGTGATTTCGGGCTGATGGGCTGA
- a CDS encoding LptF/LptG family permease, producing the protein MARFDRYMLSQLVVLFGFYGLVLVMLFWVNRAVRLFDQLIANGQTALVFLEFSAMILPGVIVFIIPIASFAAAVSVTNRLNSESELVVAQAAGYGPFRLARPVLIFGLLTALFMLALTHILVPMSQLRFAERQAEIAENVTARFLTEGSFVHPSDGITLYIREISPAGELFDIFLSDERDEEQSYTYTARRALIVKTDLGPRLVMFDGLAQVINIETQRLTTTGFEDFTYNIATLLTGAEEGVRTLTQIYTPELLNPPASTLAETGETRAALRAEGHFRNAQALYSIVTAMAGYSMLIVAGFSRFGLWRQVVIALAAVAMLQSLDNTMLDLARRTEGGVGLVYMATLVGVVFNLVVLYMATQPSLSDLRRRRRTLRERNRHLSEANS; encoded by the coding sequence GTGGCCAGATTCGACCGTTATATGCTGTCGCAGCTTGTGGTGCTGTTCGGCTTCTACGGGCTTGTCCTGGTGATGCTCTTTTGGGTGAACCGGGCGGTGCGGCTGTTCGATCAGCTGATCGCCAACGGTCAGACCGCTTTGGTATTCCTTGAATTCTCGGCCATGATCCTACCGGGTGTGATCGTGTTCATTATCCCGATCGCCTCTTTTGCAGCAGCGGTATCCGTCACCAATCGGCTGAACTCGGAAAGCGAATTGGTGGTTGCACAGGCAGCGGGCTATGGTCCGTTTCGACTGGCCCGTCCGGTACTGATATTCGGCCTTCTGACCGCGCTGTTCATGCTGGCCCTGACACATATCCTTGTCCCCATGAGCCAGCTGCGCTTTGCAGAACGTCAGGCCGAGATCGCCGAGAATGTCACGGCGCGTTTCCTGACCGAAGGTAGTTTTGTGCACCCTTCAGATGGCATCACCCTCTACATCCGTGAAATCAGTCCCGCAGGCGAGCTCTTTGACATTTTCCTGTCGGATGAACGGGATGAGGAACAAAGTTACACATATACCGCCCGCCGTGCGTTGATCGTGAAAACCGACCTTGGCCCACGTCTTGTCATGTTTGACGGGCTGGCACAGGTGATCAATATCGAAACCCAACGTCTGACCACCACCGGGTTCGAGGATTTCACCTATAACATTGCCACGCTTCTCACCGGGGCCGAGGAAGGCGTGCGCACCCTGACCCAGATCTACACCCCTGAACTGCTGAACCCTCCTGCCTCGACGCTTGCGGAAACCGGTGAAACCCGCGCAGCCCTGCGTGCCGAGGGCCACTTCCGCAACGCCCAAGCGCTCTATTCCATCGTGACCGCAATGGCTGGCTACTCGATGCTGATTGTGGCTGGATTCAGCCGATTTGGTCTTTGGCGGCAGGTGGTGATCGCATTGGCAGCAGTAGCGATGTTGCAATCTTTGGACAACACCATGCTTGATCTGGCGCGCCGGACCGAAGGCGGTGTCGGTCTGGTCTATATGGCAACCCTTGTCGGCGTCGTATTCAACTTGGTGGTACTGTACATGGCCACCCAACCGTCCCTATCAGATCTGCGCCGTCGTCGGCGCACGTTGCGCGAACGCAACCGCCATTTGTCCGAGGCAAACTCATGA
- a CDS encoding retropepsin-like aspartic protease family protein codes for MTGDDIARFAYLALLLTAVGGYFVAESRASLGRNLRYALIWALIFVGALAGVGLWSDIRDDISPRQGVIQDTGEIVLPRAFDGHFYATLKMNGQPVDFIVDTGASNIVLTKEDASRIGVEMNALRFYGRAMSANGEVRTAPARIAKVELLNVQDFGVEVWVNEGEMPRSLLGNDYLQRFEKIEISRNQLVLTR; via the coding sequence ATGACCGGAGACGATATCGCCAGATTTGCCTATCTTGCCCTGCTTTTGACAGCCGTGGGCGGCTATTTCGTTGCGGAAAGCCGCGCCAGTCTAGGGCGGAACCTGCGCTACGCGCTGATCTGGGCACTGATATTTGTGGGCGCTCTGGCGGGGGTTGGACTGTGGAGCGACATTCGCGACGACATCTCTCCGCGCCAAGGCGTCATTCAAGACACGGGCGAAATCGTATTGCCACGCGCCTTTGATGGTCACTTCTATGCGACCTTGAAGATGAACGGGCAACCCGTTGATTTCATAGTAGATACCGGGGCCAGCAACATCGTCCTGACCAAAGAAGACGCTTCCCGTATCGGTGTTGAAATGAACGCGCTGCGCTTTTATGGCCGCGCAATGAGCGCCAATGGCGAGGTCCGCACGGCCCCGGCGCGCATCGCCAAGGTCGAGCTGCTGAACGTTCAGGATTTCGGGGTCGAGGTCTGGGTGAACGAGGGCGAGATGCCACGTTCGCTTCTGGGCAACGATTATCTGCAACGGTTTGAAAAGATCGAGATCAGCCGCAACCAGCTGGTTCTGACGCGCTAG
- a CDS encoding TfoX/Sxy family DNA transformation protein, whose protein sequence is MSDPVSSIRNLGEASDAVYARAGIHTAEELRTLGPDEAYRRLLATGSRPHFIAYYAMVMGLQGRPWNDCQGKEKDALRARFDALKSEASAKKPPEDKMEAILDAIGIRKA, encoded by the coding sequence ATGAGCGATCCTGTATCATCCATCCGAAATCTTGGCGAAGCCTCAGACGCGGTCTATGCCCGCGCAGGCATTCATACTGCCGAAGAGCTGCGTACCCTAGGCCCGGACGAGGCCTATCGCCGCCTTCTGGCCACCGGATCGCGCCCACATTTCATCGCCTACTACGCCATGGTGATGGGATTACAGGGACGCCCTTGGAATGACTGTCAGGGCAAGGAAAAAGACGCCCTTCGCGCGCGGTTTGATGCGCTGAAGTCCGAAGCCTCTGCGAAGAAACCTCCCGAAGACAAAATGGAAGCCATATTGGATGCAATCGGCATCCGTAAGGCGTGA
- a CDS encoding translocation/assembly module TamB domain-containing protein, giving the protein MTRRFLLILVTCLALPFAALSQSADSSSEDDRGYLQAFLEDNLSDTGREIKIIGFAGAFSSQATVDEITVADREGIWLSLRGLTLTWTRSALLTGNVKIDALEAEEITLLRRPIPEPGLPTPEATGFALPELPVSLNIGTIRAARVNLEEAVLGAAAAITLQGSATLETGTGKVDLNITRLDGPTGRLELSGSYDNTDRILSLLLSLEENAGGLAAKLLSIPNHPALGLKIDGTGPLSDFTAQIAVATEGQDRLNGSVTLLETPTTPGSADEPANDRQFAVDLSGDISPLLHSDYHAFFGDAVNLTARAAQSSDGSTRIDALSMRSASLDLTGNLELTPNGWPERMALRGKIASPDGQPVRLPISGPRTMVSSVDLNIAYDASTGDLWTARASLDNLTQDDLTIKTAKLTGSGRLRAGEEGAAPVIDGAVQFDASDIHLESPELAAAIGPDLSGTLRFNWADGTRLDLSDLQFAGTGYELAGALSLSDFTEGILARIYSLRLTAYDLSQFSGVLGIPLSGNAALDLADDINLLGGAFNLRLNGRGRGLGVNQPYLDSLIGGTSRLALRAVRDANGTRIEGLDLKTDDVRLQASADLKTQGSTADLSLTLPDASAVDPKLTGQVRVNASLVQSGNNWQMDADFNGPGKANMQSSALLHLVDGAVAQIEGTLSGEIAQLAPYSGLAQRALSGGLKFEATGQTSPESGDFSIEVDSTAQSLGTGIAQVDAVLRGASDFTLAAHRKGDAPVLLDRLTLRTDALSLTAEGQPSDNGTRVTFQSRLADLGLVADGMSGAAEAQGSAELSANAWRISIDATGPAGVNGRMDGTVSADGAQADLALSGTAPLALANPAIRPRLATGTASYDLAVRGPLDLASLSGTITTQNARVALPRLKQSIDITSGQVTLNAGTATLNVQSSVAAGGRITTTGTIGLAAPMQADLSILLDQLRLTDGELFETTVDGTADFRGPLQGGATLRAELNLGRTELRVPETASGALPVMEGLKHVGEPAAVRQTRQFAGLIVAPSTAAPGRPYPLDITLNAPGQIFVRGRGLDAELGGSLRVTGTSADVVPQGEFNLIRGRLDMLGKRLTLTEGEVSLQGDFNPYLNFLAEAQAEDTEIKIGVTGPAFSPVISFTSSPELPEDEVLARLLFGKDITQISAIQALRLAAAVRTLAGKGGEGVLGRLRGNFALDDLDVTTDETGAASVRAGKYISENIYTDVTVGADGKAEVNLNLTLSPSLTARGTLGSDGDTGVGVYYERDY; this is encoded by the coding sequence TGACATGGACGCGCAGTGCGCTGTTGACCGGAAACGTAAAAATCGACGCGCTCGAGGCCGAAGAAATTACCCTGTTGCGCCGCCCGATCCCAGAACCCGGCTTACCCACGCCCGAAGCCACGGGCTTTGCGCTGCCAGAACTTCCCGTGTCCTTGAACATCGGCACCATTCGTGCCGCACGGGTCAATCTGGAGGAAGCCGTCCTTGGTGCTGCGGCGGCGATTACCCTTCAAGGGTCCGCAACGCTAGAGACAGGGACGGGCAAGGTCGATCTGAACATCACCCGACTGGATGGGCCAACAGGCAGATTGGAGCTGTCGGGCAGCTATGACAACACCGATCGGATCCTGTCGCTGCTTCTGTCGCTGGAAGAAAACGCGGGTGGATTGGCTGCGAAGCTGCTGAGTATTCCCAACCACCCGGCCCTTGGCTTGAAAATCGATGGTACTGGCCCGCTGTCTGACTTCACGGCCCAGATCGCTGTTGCAACCGAGGGACAGGACCGGCTGAATGGATCGGTCACGTTGCTAGAGACCCCTACAACACCAGGTTCCGCAGACGAACCCGCCAACGACCGGCAGTTCGCGGTGGACCTGTCGGGGGATATCTCACCTTTGTTGCATTCGGACTATCATGCTTTCTTCGGGGATGCGGTTAATCTGACGGCACGGGCCGCTCAATCATCAGACGGATCGACCCGGATTGACGCGCTGTCGATGCGATCTGCATCGCTCGATCTGACGGGCAACTTAGAGTTAACCCCAAACGGCTGGCCCGAGCGTATGGCTTTGCGCGGAAAGATCGCGTCGCCGGATGGCCAACCCGTTCGCCTGCCCATATCCGGCCCACGTACGATGGTTTCGTCTGTTGACCTGAACATCGCATATGATGCCAGCACAGGCGATCTTTGGACGGCGCGCGCCAGCCTCGACAACCTCACGCAGGACGATCTGACGATTAAGACAGCCAAACTGACTGGATCGGGACGCTTGCGCGCAGGGGAAGAAGGGGCAGCCCCAGTGATCGACGGCGCTGTGCAGTTTGACGCAAGCGACATCCATCTAGAAAGCCCGGAACTGGCCGCTGCCATCGGGCCGGATCTTTCCGGAACCCTGCGCTTTAACTGGGCTGATGGTACGCGCTTGGACCTATCGGATTTGCAGTTTGCGGGCACAGGCTATGAACTAGCCGGTGCGCTGAGCCTTTCGGATTTTACCGAGGGCATTCTAGCACGCATATATTCGCTCCGCCTAACAGCGTATGATCTGTCGCAATTCTCTGGTGTTCTCGGGATCCCCCTATCGGGCAACGCTGCGCTTGATCTGGCCGACGATATCAACCTTTTGGGGGGTGCTTTCAATCTGCGCCTGAATGGTCGGGGAAGAGGGCTGGGCGTGAACCAGCCGTATTTGGATTCACTGATCGGTGGAACAAGTCGACTGGCGCTGCGGGCCGTGCGTGATGCAAATGGCACCCGGATCGAGGGCTTAGACTTGAAAACAGATGACGTGCGGCTTCAGGCCTCTGCGGATCTGAAAACCCAAGGCTCGACCGCGGACCTATCGCTGACCCTGCCCGACGCCAGCGCGGTCGATCCCAAGCTCACCGGCCAAGTCCGCGTGAACGCATCGCTAGTACAGTCCGGGAATAATTGGCAGATGGACGCAGATTTCAATGGTCCGGGCAAAGCGAACATGCAGTCCTCGGCGCTGTTGCATCTTGTGGATGGTGCGGTCGCTCAGATCGAAGGAACGCTAAGTGGCGAAATTGCACAGCTTGCCCCCTATAGCGGGTTGGCACAGCGCGCCCTGTCTGGCGGTCTGAAATTTGAGGCAACCGGCCAAACGTCCCCAGAAAGCGGTGATTTCTCGATTGAGGTGGACAGCACAGCGCAATCTCTTGGGACCGGCATTGCACAGGTTGATGCGGTCCTGCGCGGGGCCTCTGATTTCACGCTTGCGGCCCATCGCAAGGGCGACGCCCCTGTTCTTCTGGACCGCCTGACCCTGCGCACTGATGCACTGTCGTTGACGGCCGAAGGCCAGCCCTCGGACAACGGTACCCGCGTGACGTTCCAGTCGCGCCTTGCCGATCTTGGTCTGGTTGCCGATGGCATGTCTGGCGCGGCCGAAGCACAAGGCAGCGCCGAGCTGAGCGCCAATGCCTGGCGCATTTCGATTGACGCCACTGGGCCAGCGGGTGTGAACGGGCGCATGGACGGTACAGTCAGCGCAGACGGCGCGCAGGCTGATCTTGCTCTTTCTGGCACCGCACCTCTTGCCCTTGCCAACCCGGCAATTCGCCCGCGCCTTGCCACAGGCACTGCCAGCTATGACCTTGCTGTGCGCGGACCACTGGACCTTGCCTCGTTATCTGGAACAATCACCACACAAAACGCCCGCGTGGCCCTTCCCCGCTTGAAACAGTCCATCGACATTACCAGCGGACAGGTCACATTAAACGCAGGGACGGCAACGCTGAATGTCCAAAGCTCGGTCGCCGCTGGGGGGCGTATCACCACAACGGGGACAATCGGGCTTGCCGCACCTATGCAAGCGGACCTGTCGATCCTGTTGGACCAGCTGCGCCTGACAGACGGAGAGCTGTTTGAAACCACGGTGGACGGCACGGCCGATTTCCGCGGCCCGCTTCAGGGGGGGGCTACGCTGCGCGCTGAGCTGAACCTGGGACGGACCGAACTTCGCGTACCAGAAACCGCCTCTGGCGCATTGCCCGTCATGGAAGGGTTGAAGCATGTGGGCGAACCGGCTGCCGTGCGTCAAACGCGACAGTTTGCCGGGCTCATAGTGGCTCCAAGCACCGCAGCCCCCGGTCGCCCTTACCCACTGGACATTACACTGAACGCCCCGGGGCAAATCTTCGTGCGCGGACGTGGGCTGGACGCGGAACTGGGGGGATCCCTACGTGTCACTGGCACCAGCGCCGACGTCGTTCCTCAGGGCGAGTTCAATCTGATCCGTGGACGTCTGGATATGCTAGGCAAACGCCTGACCTTGACCGAGGGCGAGGTCAGCTTGCAAGGCGATTTCAATCCCTATTTGAACTTCCTCGCCGAAGCCCAAGCTGAAGACACAGAGATCAAAATCGGTGTGACCGGCCCTGCGTTCTCGCCCGTGATCAGTTTTACGTCGTCCCCTGAATTGCCCGAGGACGAGGTTCTGGCCCGCCTTCTGTTCGGCAAGGACATCACCCAGATCTCGGCCATTCAGGCGCTGCGACTGGCGGCTGCCGTGCGCACATTGGCGGGTAAGGGCGGCGAAGGTGTTCTGGGGCGTCTGCGCGGAAACTTCGCGTTGGATGATCTGGATGTCACCACAGATGAAACAGGCGCTGCATCGGTTCGGGCAGGCAAGTACATCTCGGAAAACATCTATACTGACGTCACTGTCGGCGCAGACGGCAAGGCCGAGGTCAATTTGAACCTCACCCTTTCCCCATCCCTAACTGCGCGCGGGACATTGGGATCGGATGGGGACACAGGCGTCGGCGTTTACTACGAACGAGACTACTGA
- a CDS encoding ABC-F family ATP-binding cassette domain-containing protein — translation MLKISDITYSISGRTLVENASVTIPTGHKVGLVGRNGSGKTTLFKIIRGEMVLDTGSVSLPKGWKIGGVSQEVPGNEVSLIDTVLRADTEREALMAEAETATDPTRIAEVQTRLSDIDAWSAEARAASILKGLGFTHQEQQMPCSAFSGGWRMRVALAAVLFSEPDLLLLDEPTNYLDLEGALWLEAYLVKYPHTVLIVSHDRELLNRSVGGILHLEDKGLIYYTGTYDMFAKQRAQKRALMASAAKKQDAHRAHLQAFVDRFKAKASKAKQAQSRVKALERMETIRAPEDAARTVFTFPKPEELSPPIIATEKAAVGYGETVVLRNLNLRIDQDDRIALLGRNGEGKSTLSKLLSGRLDLMEGNMVSSNKLRIGFFAQHQVDELYVDETPLQHLMRERASEGQAKLRARLAGFGLGPDQADTEVGRLSGGQKARLSLLLATLPAPHLLILDEPTNHLDIESREALVEALTAYSGAVILVSHDMHLLSMVADRLWLVKDGHVAPYEEDLQAYRKMLLAPDTAKKTDKKAAAKLKPKRPSRDQILALRAEVRKCEARMAKIEDMRNKLATKLADPELYENERAGDLGVWQKKYAEVMEAMDKAEDLWMNAQSKLEKAEA, via the coding sequence ATGCTTAAAATCTCAGACATCACATATTCTATCTCTGGTCGCACCTTGGTCGAAAACGCCTCGGTGACCATTCCGACGGGTCACAAAGTGGGCCTTGTAGGGCGCAATGGCTCGGGCAAAACGACGTTGTTCAAGATCATTCGCGGCGAGATGGTGCTGGACACCGGCTCGGTCTCGCTCCCAAAGGGCTGGAAGATCGGCGGTGTCAGCCAAGAGGTGCCCGGCAACGAGGTGTCTTTGATCGACACGGTCTTGCGCGCGGACACCGAACGCGAAGCCTTGATGGCCGAAGCCGAGACCGCCACCGACCCGACTCGCATCGCCGAGGTCCAGACCCGCCTGTCTGACATCGACGCTTGGTCAGCCGAGGCGCGGGCGGCTTCGATCCTGAAAGGTCTTGGCTTTACCCATCAAGAGCAGCAAATGCCGTGCTCGGCATTTTCGGGCGGCTGGCGGATGCGCGTGGCGCTTGCTGCTGTGCTGTTTTCCGAGCCTGACCTGTTGCTACTGGACGAACCGACCAACTATCTGGACCTGGAAGGCGCGTTGTGGCTCGAGGCCTATCTGGTCAAATATCCCCACACCGTGTTGATCGTTTCGCACGACCGCGAGCTACTGAACCGCTCGGTCGGGGGCATCCTGCACCTCGAAGACAAGGGCCTGATTTACTACACGGGCACCTATGACATGTTCGCCAAGCAGCGCGCGCAGAAGCGTGCTCTGATGGCGTCTGCGGCCAAGAAACAAGACGCGCATCGCGCGCATTTGCAGGCATTTGTGGATCGCTTTAAGGCCAAAGCCTCTAAGGCGAAACAGGCGCAATCGCGCGTGAAAGCACTGGAACGGATGGAAACCATCCGCGCACCCGAAGATGCGGCGCGCACCGTGTTCACCTTCCCCAAACCGGAAGAGCTTTCGCCCCCTATTATCGCTACCGAAAAGGCGGCTGTGGGCTATGGCGAGACTGTTGTTCTGCGCAATCTGAACCTGCGCATTGACCAAGACGACCGCATCGCACTGCTTGGGCGTAACGGCGAAGGAAAATCCACGCTTTCCAAACTGTTGTCGGGTCGTTTGGACCTGATGGAGGGCAATATGGTGTCCTCGAACAAACTGCGTATCGGGTTCTTTGCGCAGCATCAGGTGGACGAGCTTTATGTTGACGAAACGCCTCTGCAACACCTGATGCGCGAACGCGCTTCGGAAGGGCAAGCAAAGCTGCGCGCGCGTCTGGCAGGGTTCGGCCTTGGCCCGGATCAAGCGGACACCGAGGTTGGACGCCTGTCTGGTGGTCAGAAAGCGCGTCTGTCACTGCTATTGGCGACCCTGCCCGCCCCGCATCTGCTGATCCTTGATGAGCCGACCAACCACTTGGACATTGAAAGCCGCGAGGCGCTGGTCGAAGCGCTGACCGCCTATAGCGGCGCAGTCATTCTGGTCAGCCACGACATGCATTTGCTGTCGATGGTCGCAGACCGCCTGTGGCTGGTGAAAGACGGCCATGTGGCGCCTTACGAGGAGGATCTGCAGGCTTATCGCAAGATGCTTTTGGCACCCGACACGGCCAAGAAGACGGACAAGAAAGCCGCCGCAAAGCTCAAGCCCAAACGACCGAGTCGTGATCAGATCTTGGCCCTGCGCGCAGAGGTGCGCAAATGCGAAGCCCGCATGGCAAAGATCGAAGATATGCGCAACAAGCTTGCCACCAAACTCGCCGATCCCGAGCTTTATGAAAACGAGCGTGCCGGTGACCTTGGGGTGTGGCAAAAGAAGTATGCCGAGGTGATGGAGGCCATGGACAAGGCCGAAGACCTCTGGATGAACGCACAAAGTAAGCTCGAAAAAGCAGAGGCTTAA
- a CDS encoding DNA polymerase III subunit chi — protein sequence MTETAGTEEEVRAEGVAQGEVFFYHLTRSPLEAALPMLLERSLQAGWRVCVRGPNAARLNWLDERLWLYPEDGFLPHGQAGGPQDAHQPILLTNDQGNPNDAQALMAIDGAEISEDDMRGHVRVFVVFDGNDPDAVAHARTQWMAAKNAGVTAKYWSQESGRWEMKASTAPDDA from the coding sequence ATGACTGAAACAGCAGGGACCGAAGAAGAGGTGAGGGCAGAAGGCGTCGCGCAAGGCGAGGTTTTCTTCTATCACCTGACCCGGTCCCCGCTTGAAGCTGCACTACCCATGTTGCTAGAGCGCAGCCTGCAGGCTGGCTGGCGTGTTTGTGTGCGTGGCCCGAACGCTGCGCGTCTGAACTGGCTGGATGAACGGTTGTGGTTGTACCCCGAGGACGGGTTTTTGCCCCACGGGCAGGCAGGCGGTCCGCAGGATGCCCATCAACCGATCTTGTTGACCAACGACCAAGGCAATCCAAACGATGCGCAGGCATTGATGGCCATCGACGGGGCCGAGATTTCAGAAGATGACATGCGCGGTCATGTTCGTGTTTTCGTTGTATTCGACGGAAACGATCCTGACGCGGTGGCGCATGCGCGCACCCAATGGATGGCGGCGAAGAACGCGGGTGTCACTGCGAAATACTGGAGTCAGGAAAGCGGTCGGTGGGAGATGAAAGCCAGCACCGCGCCTGACGACGCCTGA
- a CDS encoding leucyl aminopeptidase: MTAPILPSFTEINLDAIGTHKGRVTVVLSEPGKLHPAARRVNKLMRGALVRFTESDAFEKMKDGDALDLAWPVGMEAEAVQVIRLSPRADENTARKAGGKIGKALLGKDVLVLAGSLKTADELALGATLRAYAFDDHQTHDDAPEGGSLMVMVSKPESFEGATVNINALSEGVFFTRDLVNEPANVLTTVEFADRLEALSALGVTVKVLEEDELEALGMRALLGVGQGSESPSKIVIMEWLKGEKGAAPLALVGKGVVFDTGGISLKPGAGMEDMTMDMGGAGTVSGVMKTLALRGAKANVVGLVGLVENMPDGRAQRPGDIVTSMKGTTIEVINTDAEGRLVLCDVMWHAQEEYKPAAMVDLATLTGAVIIGLGHENTGVFSNDDSFCNSFLNAAAAEGEGAWRMPMGPGYDKLIKSHKADIKNVGGRAAGSVTAAQFLGRFVKDDQPWIHLDIAGTAQLSGESPLAPKGATGWGVLALNRLVKDQFEG; encoded by the coding sequence ATGACCGCTCCGATCCTTCCAAGTTTTACCGAAATCAACCTTGATGCGATTGGCACCCATAAGGGCCGTGTCACCGTGGTTCTGTCCGAACCCGGCAAGCTGCATCCGGCCGCGCGGCGCGTGAATAAGCTGATGCGCGGGGCGCTTGTGCGCTTCACCGAAAGCGATGCGTTTGAGAAGATGAAAGACGGCGATGCGCTGGATCTGGCATGGCCCGTCGGGATGGAGGCTGAGGCCGTTCAGGTTATCCGCCTGTCCCCGCGCGCTGACGAAAACACCGCCCGTAAGGCTGGTGGAAAAATCGGCAAGGCGCTTCTGGGTAAAGATGTTTTGGTTCTGGCGGGGTCTCTGAAAACCGCAGATGAACTGGCGCTTGGGGCCACCTTGCGCGCCTATGCGTTTGATGATCACCAGACACACGACGATGCACCAGAAGGTGGCAGCCTGATGGTCATGGTATCGAAGCCCGAAAGCTTTGAGGGCGCGACGGTCAACATCAACGCCCTGTCCGAAGGCGTGTTCTTCACCCGCGACTTGGTGAACGAGCCTGCCAACGTCCTGACAACGGTCGAGTTTGCGGACCGTCTTGAGGCGCTGTCGGCCCTTGGCGTCACAGTGAAAGTGCTGGAAGAGGACGAACTGGAAGCCCTTGGTATGCGCGCGCTTTTGGGCGTGGGGCAGGGGTCGGAAAGCCCCTCTAAGATTGTCATCATGGAGTGGCTGAAAGGCGAAAAAGGCGCGGCGCCGCTGGCTCTTGTTGGGAAGGGCGTCGTGTTCGACACGGGCGGCATCAGCCTGAAGCCCGGCGCGGGCATGGAAGACATGACCATGGATATGGGCGGGGCTGGTACGGTCTCGGGCGTGATGAAAACGCTGGCGCTGCGCGGGGCTAAGGCCAATGTGGTCGGGCTTGTTGGTCTGGTCGAAAACATGCCGGACGGACGTGCGCAACGCCCCGGCGATATCGTGACATCCATGAAAGGCACCACGATCGAGGTGATCAACACCGACGCAGAAGGCCGTTTGGTTCTGTGTGACGTGATGTGGCATGCGCAGGAAGAATACAAACCCGCCGCCATGGTGGATCTGGCCACACTGACCGGCGCGGTCATTATCGGCTTGGGCCATGAAAACACAGGTGTTTTCTCGAATGACGACAGTTTCTGCAACAGCTTCCTGAACGCGGCCGCCGCCGAGGGCGAAGGCGCGTGGCGGATGCCGATGGGTCCGGGATATGACAAGCTGATCAAGTCCCACAAGGCCGACATCAAGAATGTTGGTGGGCGTGCCGCGGGTTCCGTTACCGCAGCCCAGTTCCTTGGTCGCTTCGTGAAAGACGATCAGCCCTGGATCCACTTGGACATCGCGGGCACCGCCCAGCTGTCCGGCGAAAGCCCGCTGGCCCCCAAAGGGGCGACCGGTTGGGGCGTGTTGGCGCTGAACCGTCTGGTGAAAGACCAGTTCGAAGGTTGA
- the ndk gene encoding nucleoside-diphosphate kinase, with the protein MAIQRTFSIIKPDATKRNLTGQIAAKFEEAGLRIVASKRIQLTLAQAQQFYGVHAERPFFGELCEFMISEPIVVQVLEGEDAIAKNREVMGATNPAEAAEGTIRKEFALSIGENSVHGSDAPETAAEEIAFFFSGLELVG; encoded by the coding sequence ATGGCTATCCAACGCACATTCTCGATCATCAAACCCGACGCAACCAAGCGCAACCTGACCGGCCAAATCGCCGCCAAGTTCGAAGAAGCTGGCCTGCGCATCGTCGCGTCCAAGCGCATCCAACTGACTCTGGCACAAGCCCAGCAGTTCTATGGTGTACACGCCGAGCGCCCCTTCTTTGGCGAACTGTGTGAGTTCATGATCTCCGAGCCGATCGTTGTTCAGGTTCTGGAAGGTGAAGACGCCATCGCGAAAAACCGCGAAGTTATGGGCGCAACCAACCCGGCCGAAGCTGCTGAAGGCACCATCCGTAAAGAGTTCGCCCTGTCGATCGGCGAAAACTCGGTTCACGGTTCGGACGCTCCGGAAACCGCTGCAGAAGAAATCGCTTTCTTCTTCTCGGGTCTGGAACTGGTTGGCTAA